In the Mya arenaria isolate MELC-2E11 chromosome 11, ASM2691426v1 genome, one interval contains:
- the LOC128209249 gene encoding calmodulin-like isoform X1 has protein sequence MADHFAEQDIAEHYEVFLRYDRGGRGRMLVTDVPEAFLALGHNPTEKELVALIDSIPREDGRDYFDFPEFLTLLACHLQALEPEDRLRTAFRVFDKDGNGRVNAAELRTTMTILGERLSEADVEFMVRTADMGGDGHINYEEFIRVMTSK, from the exons ATG GCGGACCACTTTGCCGAGCAGGATATTGCag AGCATTATGAAGTGTTTCTGCGGTACGACCGGGGCGGGCGGGGCCGGATGCTGGTAACGGACGTACCGGAAGCCTTCTTGGCGCTGGGACATAACCCCACCGAGAAGGAACTGGTCGCCCTAATCGATAGCATCCCCAGGGAag ACGGGCGTGACTATTTCGACTTCCCGGAGTTCCTGACATTGCTGGCATGCCACCTGCAGGCGCTGGAGCCAGAGGACCGCCTCCGCACAGCCTTCCGGGTATTCGACAAGGACGGAAATGGAAGAGTAAA TGCGGCAGAGCTAAGGACGACGATGACTATCCTCGGTGAACGTTTGAGCGAGGCGGATGTGGAGTTCATGGTGCGGACGGCCGACATGGGCGGTGACGGACATATCAACTACGAGG agttCATCCGCGTTATGACAAGCAAATAA
- the LOC128209249 gene encoding calmodulin-like isoform X2, producing METSFPTEHYEVFLRYDRGGRGRMLVTDVPEAFLALGHNPTEKELVALIDSIPREDGRDYFDFPEFLTLLACHLQALEPEDRLRTAFRVFDKDGNGRVNAAELRTTMTILGERLSEADVEFMVRTADMGGDGHINYEEFIRVMTSK from the exons ATGGAAACATCATTCCCAACAGAGCATTATGAAGTGTTTCTGCGGTACGACCGGGGCGGGCGGGGCCGGATGCTGGTAACGGACGTACCGGAAGCCTTCTTGGCGCTGGGACATAACCCCACCGAGAAGGAACTGGTCGCCCTAATCGATAGCATCCCCAGGGAag ACGGGCGTGACTATTTCGACTTCCCGGAGTTCCTGACATTGCTGGCATGCCACCTGCAGGCGCTGGAGCCAGAGGACCGCCTCCGCACAGCCTTCCGGGTATTCGACAAGGACGGAAATGGAAGAGTAAA TGCGGCAGAGCTAAGGACGACGATGACTATCCTCGGTGAACGTTTGAGCGAGGCGGATGTGGAGTTCATGGTGCGGACGGCCGACATGGGCGGTGACGGACATATCAACTACGAGG agttCATCCGCGTTATGACAAGCAAATAA